The proteins below come from a single Lates calcarifer isolate ASB-BC8 linkage group LG11, TLL_Latcal_v3, whole genome shotgun sequence genomic window:
- the LOC108902673 gene encoding immunoglobulin lambda-1 light chain isoform X13: MLGTLCTLITALTYVDAAKVLTQTPAVHTVSTGQEVVLNCNIQRPENYYVYWYKQVPGKTPQYILRFYHEHSSPSFGTGFSSDRFNSKSSSNIDYQFIIKRAEAGDSAVYYCQTWDDSAKENVFGQGTKLIVTGSSLSPPVLTVFPPSSAELQSNKASLVCLSSQSVPFADVTWLVAGNPVSSGISTSTAVQQPDQTFQISSYLAIQTSDWNMDKLYTCKVSLGSQTSQKDINKSGCPTEE, from the exons atgctggGGACCCTCTGCACTCTCATCACTGCTCTAACAT atgTTGATGCAGCAAAAGTGCTGACCCAGACGCCTGCTGTCCACACAGTTTCTACAGGACAAGAGGTTGTTCTCAACTGTAACATTCAGAGACCTGAAAACTATTATGTCTATTGGTATAAACAGGTTCCTGGTAAAACTCCTCAGTATATTCTCAGATTTTACCATGAACACAGTTCACCCAGTTTTGGAACAGGATTCTCCTCAGACAGATTCAACTCTAAATCCTCATCAAACATAGATTACCAGTTCATCATTAAGCGTGCAGAGGCAGGAGACTCTGCTGTCTATTACTGTCAAACATGGGATGACTCTGCTAAGGAAAAC GTATTCGGACAAGGCACCAAGCTGATTGTGACAG GctccagcctctctcctcctgtcctgaCAGTCTTCCCTCCGTCCAGTGCTGAGCTCCAGTCCAACAAAGCCTCTCTGGTCTGTCTGTCCAGTCAATCTGTGCCTTTCGCAGATGTGACCTGGTTGGTTGCTGGGAATCCAGTGAGCAGTGGGATCTCTACCAGCACCGCTGTTCAGCAACCAGACCAGACTTTCCAAATCAGCAGCTATCTGGCCATCCAGACCTCAGACTGGAACATGGATAAGCTTTACACATGTAAAGTGTCTTTGGGCTCCCAGACTTCACAGAAAGACATCAACAAGTCAGGCTGTCCCACTGAAGAATAG
- the LOC108902673 gene encoding immunoglobulin lambda-1 light chain isoform X6, producing the protein MLGTLCTLITALTCVSGVTVVTQKPPVVTVTKGETVTMDCNLGTVTNSAARWYKQIPGGVPQYVLRFHHSWSSVEYGSGFSSPKFTSNHQSTSDYRLIINTVEEGDSAVYYCKTWDSSVKEYVFGQGTKLIVTGSSLSPPVLTVFPPSSAELQSNKASLVCLSSQSVPFADVTWLVAGNPVSSGISTSTAVQQPDQTFQISSYLAIQTSDWNMDKLYTCKVSLGSQTSQKDINKSGCPTEE; encoded by the exons atgctggGGACCCTCTGCACTCTCATCACTGCTCTAACAT GTGTGAGTGGTGTGACGGTGGTGACACAGAAGCCTCCTGTTGTGACAGTGACGAAAGGAGAGACAGTCACCATGGACTGTAACCTGGGGACTGTTACTAATAGTGCTGCTCGCTGGTATAAACAGATTCCAGGAGGAGTTCCTCAGTATGTACTGAGGTTTCATCATAGCTGGAGCTCTGTAGAGTATGGCTCTGGTTTCTCGTCTCCCAAATTCACATCTAATCATCAGTCAACATCAGATTATCGTTTGATCATCAAcactgtggaggagggagactCAGCAGTCTATTACTGTAAAACATGGGACAGCTCTGTTAAGGAGTAC GTATTCGGACAAGGCACCAAGCTGATTGTGACAG GctccagcctctctcctcctgtcctgaCAGTCTTCCCTCCGTCCAGTGCTGAGCTCCAGTCCAACAAAGCCTCTCTGGTCTGTCTGTCCAGTCAATCTGTGCCTTTCGCAGATGTGACCTGGTTGGTTGCTGGGAATCCAGTGAGCAGTGGGATCTCTACCAGCACCGCTGTTCAGCAACCAGACCAGACTTTCCAAATCAGCAGCTATCTGGCCATCCAGACCTCAGACTGGAACATGGATAAGCTTTACACATGTAAAGTGTCTTTGGGCTCCCAGACTTCACAGAAAGACATCAACAAGTCAGGCTGTCCCACTGAAGAATAG
- the LOC108902673 gene encoding immunoglobulin lambda-1 light chain isoform X25, whose protein sequence is MLGTLCTLITALTCVSGVTVVTQKPPVVTVTKGETATMDCNLGTVTNSAARWYKQIPGGVPQYVLRFYHSYSSVYYGSGFSSPKFTSNHQSTSDYCLIINTVEEGDSAVYYCHTWDNSAKEHVFGQGTKLIVTGSSLSPPVLTVFPPSSAELQSNKASLVCLSSQSVPFADVTWLVAGNPVSSGISTSTAVQQPDQTFQISSYLAIQTSDWNMDKLYTCKVSLGSQTSQKDINKSGCPTEE, encoded by the exons atgctggGGACCCTCTGCACTCTCATCACTGCTCTAACAT GTGTGAGTGGTGTGACGGTGGTGACACAGAAGCCTCCTgttgtgacagtgacaaaagGAGAAACAGCCACCATGGACTGTAACCTGGGGACTGTTACTAATAGTGCTGCTCGCTGGTATAAACAGATTCCAGGAGGAGTTCCTCAGTATGTACTGAGGTTTTATCATAGCTACAGCTCTGTATATTATGGCTCAGGATTCTCCTCTCCAAAGTTCACATCCAATCATCAGTCAACATCAGATTATTGTTTGATCATCAAcactgtggaggagggagactCAGCAGTCTATTACTGTCACACATGGGACAACTCTGCTAAGGAGCAC GTATTCGGACAAGGCACCAAGCTGATTGTGACAG GctccagcctctctcctcctgtcctgaCAGTCTTCCCTCCGTCCAGTGCTGAGCTCCAGTCCAACAAAGCCTCTCTGGTCTGTCTGTCCAGTCAATCTGTGCCTTTCGCAGATGTGACCTGGTTGGTTGCTGGGAATCCAGTGAGCAGTGGGATCTCTACCAGCACCGCTGTTCAGCAACCAGACCAGACTTTCCAAATCAGCAGCTATCTGGCCATCCAGACCTCAGACTGGAACATGGATAAGCTTTACACATGTAAAGTGTCTTTGGGCTCCCAGACTTCACAGAAAGACATCAACAAGTCAGGCTGTCCCACTGAAGAATAG
- the LOC108902673 gene encoding immunoglobulin lambda-1 light chain isoform X20: MLGTLCTLITALTCVSGVTVVTQKPPVVTVTKGETVTMDCNLGTVTGSAARWYKQISGGVPQFVLYFYHPNSSPTYGSGFSSPKFTSNHQSTSDYRLIINTVEEGDSAVYFCHTWDDSAKEHVFGQGTKLIVTGSSLSPPVLTVFPPSSAELQSNKASLVCLSSQSVPFADVTWLVAGNPVSSGISTSTAVQQPDQTFQISSYLAIQTSDWNMDKLYTCKVSLGSQTSQKDINKSGCPTEE; this comes from the exons atgctggGGACCCTCTGCACTCTCATCACTGCTCTAACAT GTGTGAGTGGTGTGACGGTGGTGACACAGAAGCCTCCTGTTGTGACGGTGACAAAAGGAGAGACAGTCACCATGGACTGTAACCTGGGGACTGTTACTGGTAGTGCTGCTCGCTGGTATAAACAGATTTCAGGAGGAGTTCCTCAGTTTGTGCTATATTTTTATCATCCAAATAGCTCTCCAACCTATGGCTCAGGTTTCTCCTCTCCAAAGTTCACATCTAATCATCAGTCAACATCAGATTATCGTTTGATCATCAAcactgtggaggagggagactCAGCAGTCTATTTCTGTCACACATGGGACGACTCTGCTAAGGAGCAC GTATTCGGACAAGGCACCAAGCTGATTGTGACAG GctccagcctctctcctcctgtcctgaCAGTCTTCCCTCCGTCCAGTGCTGAGCTCCAGTCCAACAAAGCCTCTCTGGTCTGTCTGTCCAGTCAATCTGTGCCTTTCGCAGATGTGACCTGGTTGGTTGCTGGGAATCCAGTGAGCAGTGGGATCTCTACCAGCACCGCTGTTCAGCAACCAGACCAGACTTTCCAAATCAGCAGCTATCTGGCCATCCAGACCTCAGACTGGAACATGGATAAGCTTTACACATGTAAAGTGTCTTTGGGCTCCCAGACTTCACAGAAAGACATCAACAAGTCAGGCTGTCCCACTGAAGAATAG
- the LOC108902673 gene encoding immunoglobulin lambda-1 light chain isoform X16: protein MLGTLCTLITALTYVDAVIVLTQTPAVHTVSTGQEVVLNCNIQRYDSNSVRWYKQVPGGAPQYVLSFYHGSSSPSFGTGFSSDRFNSKSSSNIDYQFIIKRAEAGDSAVYYCQTWDDSASAAVFGQGTKLIVTGSSLSPPVLTVFPPSSAELQSNKASLVCLSSQSVPFADVTWLVAGNPVSSGISTSTAVQQPDQTFQISSYLAIQTSDWNMDKLYTCKVSLGSQTSQKDINKSGCPTEE, encoded by the exons atgctggGGACCCTCTGCACTCTCATCACTGCTCTAACAT atgTTGATGCAGTGATAGTGCTGACCCAGACGCCTGCTGTCCACACAGTTTCTACAGGACAAGAGGTTGTTCTCAACTGTAACATTCAGAGATATGATAGTAATTCTGTTAGATGGTATAAACAGGTTCCTGGTGGGGCTCCTCAGTATGTTCTGAGCTTTTACCATGGAAGCAGTTCACCCAGCTTTGGAACAGGATTCTCCTCAGACAGATTCAACTCTAAATCCTCATCAAACATAGATTACCAGTTCATCATTAAGCGTGCAGAGGCAGGAGACTCTGCTGTCTATTACTGTCAAACATGGGATGACTCTGCTTCTGCAGCT GTATTCGGACAAGGCACCAAGCTGATTGTGACAG GctccagcctctctcctcctgtcctgaCAGTCTTCCCTCCGTCCAGTGCTGAGCTCCAGTCCAACAAAGCCTCTCTGGTCTGTCTGTCCAGTCAATCTGTGCCTTTCGCAGATGTGACCTGGTTGGTTGCTGGGAATCCAGTGAGCAGTGGGATCTCTACCAGCACCGCTGTTCAGCAACCAGACCAGACTTTCCAAATCAGCAGCTATCTGGCCATCCAGACCTCAGACTGGAACATGGATAAGCTTTACACATGTAAAGTGTCTTTGGGCTCCCAGACTTCACAGAAAGACATCAACAAGTCAGGCTGTCCCACTGAAGAATAG
- the LOC108902673 gene encoding immunoglobulin lambda-1 light chain isoform X31 translates to MLGTLCTLITALTCVSGVTVVTQKPPVVTVTKGETVTMDCNLGTVTNYEAVWYKQILGGVPQYVLKSHHSWSSVRYGSGFSSPKFTSNHQSTSDYRLIINTVEEGDSAVYYCKTKDTTVNEFVFGQGTKLIVTGSSLSPPVLTVFPPSSAELQSNKASLVCLSSQSVPFAEVSWYGDGCPVSSGISTSTAVQQPDHTFQISSYLSIKSSQWLMDKVFTCKVSLGSQSSEKNITMSDCNIK, encoded by the exons atgctggGGACCCTCTGCACTCTCATCACTGCTCTAACAT GTGTGAGTGGTGTGACGGTGGTGACACAGAAGCCTCCTGTTGTGACAGTGACGAAAGGAGAGACAGTCACCATGGACTGTAACCTGGGGACTGTTACTAATTATGAGGCGGTCTGGTATAAACAGATTCTAGGAGGAGTTCCTCAGTATGTACTGAAGAGTCATCATAGCTGGAGCTCTGTAAGATATGGCTCAGGTTTCTCCTCTCCCAAATTCACATCTAATCATCAGTCAACGTCAGATTATCGTTTGATCATCAAcactgtggaggagggagactCAGCAGTCtattactgtaaaacaaaggaCACCACTGTTAATGAGTTT GTATTCGGACAAGGCACCAAGCTGATTGTGACAG GctccagcctctctcctcctgtcctgaCAGTCTTCCCTCCGTCCAGTGCTGAGCTCCAGTCCAACAAAGCCTCTCTGGTCTGTCTGTCCAGTCAGTCTGTGCCTTTTGCAGAAGTTAGCTGGTACGGTGACGGGTGTCCAGTGAGCAGTGGGATCTCTACCAGCACCGCTGTTCAGCAACCAGACCACACTTTCCAAATCAGCAGCTACTTGTCCATTAAATCCTCACAATGGCTCATGGACAAAGTTTTCACATGTAAAGTGTCTTTGGGCTCCCAGAGCTCAGAGAAGAACATAACAATGTCTGACTGCAATATTAAATAG
- the LOC108902673 gene encoding immunoglobulin lambda-1 light chain isoform X32 has translation MLGTLCTLITALTCVSGVTVVTQKPPIVTVRKGETVTMDCNLGTVTRSAARWYKQIPGGVPQFVLVYYHGWWSVTYGTGFSSSKHTSNYKDESSYHMIISNVEEGDSAVYYCSTWDGSVNQWVFGQGTKLIVTGSSLSPPVLTVFPPSSAELQSNKASLVCLSSQSVPFAEVSWYGDGCPVSSGISTSTAVQQPDHTFQISSYLSIKSSQWLMDKVFTCKVSLGSQSSEKNITMSDCNIK, from the exons atgctggGGACCCTCTGCACTCTCATCACTGCTCTAACAT GTGTGAGTGGTGTGACGGTGGTGACACAGAAGCCTCCTATTGTGACAGTGAGGAAAGGAGAGACAGTCACCATGGACTGTAACCTGGGGACTGTTACTCGCAGTGCTGCTCGCTGGTATAAACAGATTCCAGGAGGAGTTCCTCAGTTTGTACTGGTGTACTATCATGGCTGGTGGTCTGTAACTTATGGCACTGGTTTCTCCTCTTCGAAACACACATCTAATTATAAGGACGAATCAAGTTATCACATGATCATCAGCAATGTGGAGGAGGGAGACTCGGCAGTTTATTACTGTAGCACATGGGATGGCTCTGTTAATCAGTG GGTATTCGGACAAGGCACCAAGCTGATTGTGACAG GctccagcctctctcctcctgtcctgaCAGTCTTCCCTCCGTCCAGTGCTGAGCTCCAGTCCAACAAAGCCTCTCTGGTCTGTCTGTCCAGTCAGTCTGTGCCTTTTGCAGAAGTTAGCTGGTACGGTGACGGGTGTCCAGTGAGCAGTGGGATCTCTACCAGCACCGCTGTTCAGCAACCAGACCACACTTTCCAAATCAGCAGCTACTTGTCCATTAAATCCTCACAATGGCTCATGGACAAAGTTTTCACATGTAAAGTGTCTTTGGGCTCCCAGAGCTCAGAGAAGAACATAACAATGTCTGACTGCAATATTAAATAG
- the LOC108902673 gene encoding immunoglobulin lambda-1 light chain isoform X9 — MLGTLCTLITALTCVSGVTVVTQKPPVVTVTKGETVTMDCNLGTVTNSAARWYKQIPGGVPQYVLRFHHSWSSVEYGSGFSSPKFTSNHQSTSDYRLIINTVEEGDSAVYYCKTWDSSVKEYVFGQGTKLIVTGSSLSPPVLTVFPPSSAELQSNKASLVCLSSQSVPFADVTWLVAGNPVSSGISTSTAVQQPDQTFQISSYLAIQTSDWNMDKLYTCKVSLGSQTSQKDINKSGCPTEE; from the exons GTGTGAGTGGTGTGACGGTGGTGACACAGAAGCCTCCTGTTGTGACAGTGACGAAAGGAGAGACAGTCACCATGGACTGTAACCTGGGGACTGTTACTAATAGTGCTGCTCGCTGGTATAAACAGATTCCAGGAGGAGTTCCTCAGTATGTACTGAGGTTTCATCATAGCTGGAGCTCTGTAGAGTATGGCTCTGGTTTCTCGTCTCCCAAATTCACATCTAATCATCAGTCAACATCAGATTATCGTTTGATCATCAAcactgtggaggagggagactCAGCAGTCTATTACTGTAAAACATGGGACAGCTCTGTTAAGGAGTAC GTATTCGGACAAGGCACCAAGCTGATTGTGACAG GctccagcctctctcctcctgtcctgaCAGTCTTCCCTCCGTCCAGTGCTGAGCTCCAGTCCAACAAAGCCTCTCTGGTCTGTCTGTCCAGTCAATCTGTGCCTTTCGCAGATGTGACCTGGTTGGTTGCTGGGAATCCAGTGAGCAGTGGGATCTCTACCAGCACCGCTGTTCAGCAACCAGACCAGACTTTCCAAATCAGCAGCTATCTGGCCATCCAGACCTCAGACTGGAACATGGATAAGCTTTACACATGTAAAGTGTCTTTGGGCTCCCAGACTTCACAGAAAGACATCAACAAGTCAGGCTGTCCCACTGAAGAATAG
- the LOC108902673 gene encoding immunoglobulin lambda-1 light chain isoform X14, translating to MLGTLCTLITALTYVDAAKVLTQTPAVHTVSTGQEVVLNCNIQRPENYYVYWYKQVPGKTPQYILRFYHEHSSPSFGTGFSSDRFNSKSSSNIDYQFIIKRAEAGDSAVYYCQTWDDSAKENVFGQGTKLIVTGSSLSPPVLTVFPPSSAELQSNKASLVCLSSQSVPFADVTWLVAGNPVSSGISTSTAVQQPDQTFQISSYLAIQTSDWNMDKLYTCKVSLGSQTSQKDINKSGCPTEE from the exons atgTTGATGCAGCAAAAGTGCTGACCCAGACGCCTGCTGTCCACACAGTTTCTACAGGACAAGAGGTTGTTCTCAACTGTAACATTCAGAGACCTGAAAACTATTATGTCTATTGGTATAAACAGGTTCCTGGTAAAACTCCTCAGTATATTCTCAGATTTTACCATGAACACAGTTCACCCAGTTTTGGAACAGGATTCTCCTCAGACAGATTCAACTCTAAATCCTCATCAAACATAGATTACCAGTTCATCATTAAGCGTGCAGAGGCAGGAGACTCTGCTGTCTATTACTGTCAAACATGGGATGACTCTGCTAAGGAAAAC GTATTCGGACAAGGCACCAAGCTGATTGTGACAG GctccagcctctctcctcctgtcctgaCAGTCTTCCCTCCGTCCAGTGCTGAGCTCCAGTCCAACAAAGCCTCTCTGGTCTGTCTGTCCAGTCAATCTGTGCCTTTCGCAGATGTGACCTGGTTGGTTGCTGGGAATCCAGTGAGCAGTGGGATCTCTACCAGCACCGCTGTTCAGCAACCAGACCAGACTTTCCAAATCAGCAGCTATCTGGCCATCCAGACCTCAGACTGGAACATGGATAAGCTTTACACATGTAAAGTGTCTTTGGGCTCCCAGACTTCACAGAAAGACATCAACAAGTCAGGCTGTCCCACTGAAGAATAG
- the LOC108902673 gene encoding immunoglobulin lambda-1 light chain isoform X27: protein MLGTLCTLITALTCVSGVTVVTQKPPVVTVTKGETATMDCNLGTVTNSAARWYKQIPGGVPQYVLRFYHSYSSVYYGSGFSSPKFTSNHQSTSDYCLIINTVEEGDSAVYYCHTWDNSAKEHVFGQGTKLIVTGSSLSPPVLTVFPPSSAELQSNKASLVCLSSQSVPFADVTWLVAGNPVSSGISTSTAVQQPDQTFQISSYLAIQTSDWNMDKLYTCKVSLGSQTSQKDINKSGCPTEE from the exons GTGTGAGTGGTGTGACGGTGGTGACACAGAAGCCTCCTgttgtgacagtgacaaaagGAGAAACAGCCACCATGGACTGTAACCTGGGGACTGTTACTAATAGTGCTGCTCGCTGGTATAAACAGATTCCAGGAGGAGTTCCTCAGTATGTACTGAGGTTTTATCATAGCTACAGCTCTGTATATTATGGCTCAGGATTCTCCTCTCCAAAGTTCACATCCAATCATCAGTCAACATCAGATTATTGTTTGATCATCAAcactgtggaggagggagactCAGCAGTCTATTACTGTCACACATGGGACAACTCTGCTAAGGAGCAC GTATTCGGACAAGGCACCAAGCTGATTGTGACAG GctccagcctctctcctcctgtcctgaCAGTCTTCCCTCCGTCCAGTGCTGAGCTCCAGTCCAACAAAGCCTCTCTGGTCTGTCTGTCCAGTCAATCTGTGCCTTTCGCAGATGTGACCTGGTTGGTTGCTGGGAATCCAGTGAGCAGTGGGATCTCTACCAGCACCGCTGTTCAGCAACCAGACCAGACTTTCCAAATCAGCAGCTATCTGGCCATCCAGACCTCAGACTGGAACATGGATAAGCTTTACACATGTAAAGTGTCTTTGGGCTCCCAGACTTCACAGAAAGACATCAACAAGTCAGGCTGTCCCACTGAAGAATAG
- the LOC108902673 gene encoding immunoglobulin lambda-1 light chain isoform X8, translating to MLGTLCTLITALTCVSGVTVVTQKPPVVTVTKGETVTMDCNLGTVTGSAARWYKQISGGVPQFVLYFYHPNSSPTYGSGFSSPKFTSNHQSTSDYRLIINTVEEGDSAVYFCHTWDDSAKEHVFGQGTKLIVTGSSLSPPVLTVFPPSSAELQSNKASLVCLSSQSVPFADVTWLVAGNPVSSGISTSTAVQQPDQTFQISSYLAIQTSDWNMDKLYTCKVSLGSQTSQKDINKSGCPTEE from the exons ATGCTGGGGACCCTCTGCACTCTCATCACTGCTTTAACAT GTGTGAGTGGTGTGACGGTGGTGACACAGAAGCCTCCTGTTGTGACGGTGACAAAAGGAGAGACAGTCACCATGGACTGTAACCTGGGGACTGTTACTGGTAGTGCTGCTCGCTGGTATAAACAGATTTCAGGAGGAGTTCCTCAGTTTGTGCTATATTTTTATCATCCAAATAGCTCTCCAACCTATGGCTCAGGTTTCTCCTCTCCAAAGTTCACATCTAATCATCAGTCAACATCAGATTATCGTTTGATCATCAAcactgtggaggagggagactCAGCAGTCTATTTCTGTCACACATGGGACGACTCTGCTAAGGAGCAC GTATTCGGACAAGGCACCAAGCTGATTGTGACAG GctccagcctctctcctcctgtcctgaCAGTCTTCCCTCCGTCCAGTGCTGAGCTCCAGTCCAACAAAGCCTCTCTGGTCTGTCTGTCCAGTCAATCTGTGCCTTTCGCAGATGTGACCTGGTTGGTTGCTGGGAATCCAGTGAGCAGTGGGATCTCTACCAGCACCGCTGTTCAGCAACCAGACCAGACTTTCCAAATCAGCAGCTATCTGGCCATCCAGACCTCAGACTGGAACATGGATAAGCTTTACACATGTAAAGTGTCTTTGGGCTCCCAGACTTCACAGAAAGACATCAACAAGTCAGGCTGTCCCACTGAAGAATAG
- the LOC108902673 gene encoding immunoglobulin lambda-1 light chain isoform X21, with protein sequence MLGTLCTLITALTCVSGVTVVTQKPPVVTVTKGETVTMDCNLGTVTGSAARWYKQISGGVPQFVLYFYHPNSSPTYGSGFSSPKFTSNHQSTSDYRLIINTVEEGDSAVYFCHTWDDSAKEHVFGQGTKLIVTGSSLSPPVLTVFPPSSAELQSNKASLVCLSSQSVPFADVTWLVAGNPVSSGISTSTAVQQPDQTFQISSYLAIQTSDWNMDKLYTCKVSLGSQTSQKDINKSGCPTEE encoded by the exons GTGTGAGTGGTGTGACGGTGGTGACACAGAAGCCTCCTGTTGTGACGGTGACAAAAGGAGAGACAGTCACCATGGACTGTAACCTGGGGACTGTTACTGGTAGTGCTGCTCGCTGGTATAAACAGATTTCAGGAGGAGTTCCTCAGTTTGTGCTATATTTTTATCATCCAAATAGCTCTCCAACCTATGGCTCAGGTTTCTCCTCTCCAAAGTTCACATCTAATCATCAGTCAACATCAGATTATCGTTTGATCATCAAcactgtggaggagggagactCAGCAGTCTATTTCTGTCACACATGGGACGACTCTGCTAAGGAGCAC GTATTCGGACAAGGCACCAAGCTGATTGTGACAG GctccagcctctctcctcctgtcctgaCAGTCTTCCCTCCGTCCAGTGCTGAGCTCCAGTCCAACAAAGCCTCTCTGGTCTGTCTGTCCAGTCAATCTGTGCCTTTCGCAGATGTGACCTGGTTGGTTGCTGGGAATCCAGTGAGCAGTGGGATCTCTACCAGCACCGCTGTTCAGCAACCAGACCAGACTTTCCAAATCAGCAGCTATCTGGCCATCCAGACCTCAGACTGGAACATGGATAAGCTTTACACATGTAAAGTGTCTTTGGGCTCCCAGACTTCACAGAAAGACATCAACAAGTCAGGCTGTCCCACTGAAGAATAG